From the genome of Neodiprion pinetum isolate iyNeoPine1 chromosome 3, iyNeoPine1.2, whole genome shotgun sequence, one region includes:
- the Cox11 gene encoding cytochrome c oxidase assembly protein COX11, mitochondrial translates to MYYRTCRGIALMRNRQFSTNVGKNLFKEYDSSKSTVHSERKTNLRATLHYVTAAGVLAVGLSYAAVPLYRLFCRAYSYGGTTATGHDASKIETMKSIQNRQFKVRFNADVGASMRWNFKPQQNEIDVVPGETALAFYTATNPSDKPVVGISTYNVVPFEAGQYFNKIQCFCFEEQMLNPHEQVDMPVFFYLDPEIVEDPKLEYIDEITLSYTFFEARDGLKLPLPGYANRHS, encoded by the exons ATGTATTACCGAACGTGTCGTGGAATCGCGTTAATGCGAAACAGACAATTTAGCACAAAcgttggtaaaaatttattcaaagaatACGACAGCTCGAAATCAACGGTACACAGTGAACGGAAGACAAATCTTCGCGCCACTCTCCACTACGTCACAGCAGCGGGTGTACTTGCTGTTGGTTTGAGCTACGCCGCTGTGCCTTTGTACAGGCTGTTTTGTAGG GCGTACAGTTACGGTGGGACAACAGCGACTGGGCATGATGCCTCCAAAATAGAAACTATGAAATCGATCCAGAATCGCCAGTTCAAAGTCAGATTCAACGCAGACGTCGGCGCTAGCATGAGGTGGAACTTCAAGCCGCAACAAAATGAGATTGACGTTGTGCCCGGAGAAACTGCACTCGCGTTTTATACTGCTACAAATCCATCGGACAAACCTGTTGTCGGCATATCCACTTACAATGTTGTTCCGTTCGAAGCTGGCCAGTACTTCAATAAGATACAGTGTTTCTGCTTCGAGGAACAAATGCTGAATCCACATGAACAG GTGGACAtgccggtttttttttacttggaCCCGGAGATTGTGGAGGATCCCAAGCTGGAATATATTGATGAAATAACGTTATCCTACACTTTTTTTGAGGCCAGAGATGGTCTGAAACTTCCCCTACCTGGCTATGCTAATAGGCACTCGTAG
- the LOC124214183 gene encoding tektin-3, with amino-acid sequence MQCTMKRPADAYYITDNMATQPLRFPNLVAGYQRNPAHALQSALYTKYTPNEWFQKQVKYYNEADLNRHYAERLRNDTVRVIREAEEKIHQGQRETGRKIGERITDVMFWRNEVASELERLIMENERLYDCRKLLEKALHDIEGPLHIAEECLYHRESRKGTELVHDESEKSLLKEIENLKNSQRKLEICLDKCKDQLRNSRASQNQLELDLKNKEGALGIDTVCHQLNNYSRGLQYCAGIEKFDGCVIEQETWAEAANRIVQKSQTERTKSCQLRSNAEALINQVAQEMWDSWSNTNNALSRRSSELLEAKNMLKQHLHKLQQEIFDVEKNLELTRKAIADKSYALKVAHTRLEARLHRPELELCRDYAQLSLQKEIEGINQQVERMYKMLKELENQHQRLLRTRNSMEHDLALKIDAMYIDKEKVAGLRRAYPVNALFRF; translated from the exons ATGCAGTGCACGATGAAACGTCCAGCTGACGCATACTACATAACAGATAATATGGCAACTCAACCTTTGCGATTTCCCAACTTGGTAGCCGGATATCAACGGAATCCTGCACACGCTTTACAATCGGCATTGTACACAAAATACACACCGAACGAATGGTTTCAGAAGCAAGTCAAGTACTATAACGAGGCAGATTTGAACAGACACTACGCGGAGCGATTGAGAAATGATACTGTGAGAGTTATTAG GGAGGCGGAGGAAAAGATACATCAAGGCCAGAGAGAAACAGGCAGAAAAATTGGCGAAAGAATAACCGACGTAATGTTCTGGCGCAATGAGGTTGCCTCCGAGCTTGAAAGGCTTATTATGGAAAACGAGCGATTATACGATTGTAgaaaattgttggaaaaagCATTGCACGATATTGAAGGACCTTTGCATATCGCAGAAGAATGTTTGTACCACCGAGAATCTAGAAAAG gGACTGAACTTGTTCAcgatgaaagtgaaaaatcgttattgaAGGagatagaaaatttgaaaaacagtcAAAGAAAGCTTGAAATCTGCCTTGATAAATGCAAAGACCAG TTGCGAAATAGCCGAGCATCGCAGAATCAGCTGGAgcttgatttgaaaaataaagaaggtGCTCTTGGTATAGATACAGTTTGTCATCAGCTTAATAATTATAGTCGAGGACTGCAATATTGTGCGGGGATTGAAAAGTTTGACGGATG CGTAATTGAGCAGGAAACATGGGCCGAAGCAGCGAATAGAATTGTGCAAAAATCGCAGACTGAGCGAACAAAATCATGCCAACTTCGAAGTAACGCTGAGGCTTTAATAAATCAAGTTGCCCAGGAGATGTGGGATTCTTGGAGTAATACGAACAATGCACTATCGCGCAGGTCTTCTGAGTTGTTAGAAGCAAAAAACATGTTGAAACAGCACCTGCACAAA CTTCAGCAGGAGATATTTGATGTGGAAAAGAACTTGGAATTAACACGCAAGGCAATCGCTGACAAAAGTTATGCTCTCAAGGTAGCTCACACTCGACTCGAGGCTCGGCTCCATCGACCAGAACTTGAACTATGTAGAGATTATGCACAGTTAAG CTTACAGAAAGAAATCGAAGGAATAAACCAGCAGGTCGAACGCATGTATAAAATGTTAAAAGAGTTGGAAAACCAACACCAGAGATTGCTGAGAACGCGGAACTCAATGGAGCACGACTTGGCGTTAAAAATTGATGCCATGTATATCGATAAAGAAAAAGTAGCTGGGCTCAGGCGTGCTTACCCAGTGAACGCACTTTTTAGATTTTAG
- the Nubp1 gene encoding cytosolic Fe-S cluster assembly factor Nubp1 homolog produces MADVKTEVPEHCPGTQSEDAGKASACAGCPNQTICSSGEANKIDPGIELVKERLLSVKHKILILSGKGGVGKSTITSLVSRALAADDLERNVAVLDIDICGPSQPRVLGVLGEQVHQSASGWSPVYIEDNLSLMSIGFLLGSASDAVIWRGPKKNGMIRQFLSDVDWGSLDYLILDTPPGTSDEHLSATSYLKAAGITGALVVTTPQEVALLDVRKEIDFCNKVKIPIIGIIENMSAFICPKCKNSAEIFPASTGGGRQLAKDLNIEFLGSIPLDPLLARCCDEGKNFMTEMPDSPVVAVLSPMIQRIIQKCEKTEVSSAVDD; encoded by the exons ATGGCTGACGTTAAGACGGAGGTGCCTGAAc ATTGCCCAGGAACGCAGAGCGAAGATGCTGGAAAAGCTTCCGCCTGCGCCGGCTGTCCTAATCAAACAATATGCTCTTCGGGCGAGGCAAATAAAATTGATCCAGGAATAGAGCTGGTCAAGGAACGGCTTTTGTCCgttaaacataaaattttaatactcTCTGGAAAAGGTGGAGTTGGGAAGAGCACAATAACTTCACTTGTCTCACGGGCATTGGCTGCGGATGATTTGGAACGAAAT GTCGCAGTCTTGGATATAGATATTTGTGGCCCTTCTCAGCCCAGGGTACTTGGAGTATTGGGAGAACAAGTTCATCAAAGTGCTTCCGGGTGGTCTCCAGTT TACATTGAAGACAATCTATCCCTTATGTCGATTGGTTTTCTACTGGGAAGCGCAAGCGATGCTGTAATATGGAGAGGGccgaaaaaaaatg GTATGATAAGACAATTTTTATCAGACGTTGATTGGGGAAGTTTGGACTATCTGATACTGGACACGCCGCCCGGTACGTCCGACGAACACCTGTCTGCGACGTCGTACTTGAAAGCTGCAGGGATCACAGGAGCTCTGGTGGTAACAACACCACAGGAAGTTGCCCTACTCGACGTAAGAAAAGAGATTGATTTTTGCAACAAGGTCAAAATCCCGATTATTGGTATAATCGAGAATATGAGTGCGTTTATCTGCCCCAAGTGCAAG AATTCCGCTGAAATATTCCCAGCATCGACAGGTGGAGGTCGTCAATTAGCCAAGGATTTGAACATAGAATTTTTGGGATCAATCCCACTGGATCCACTCCTGGCAAGATGTTGCGACgagggtaaaaattttatgactGAAATGCCAGACTCACCAGTCGTGGCCGTGCTATCGCCTATGATTCAAA GGATCATACAGAAGTGCGAGAAGACCGAAGTCAGCTCGGCAGTGGACGATTAA
- the LOC124214188 gene encoding active regulator of SIRT1, with protein MSTSLVRKSLDILGCDDDDVKRGRKRRAKKSEGVLDLIPANQRIHNNKKGKKEQNICPSRSKKIGIKEAKLRLSTKIDETDKNIERLLLLSGNRIDPETSEKLLKRALKRRYVLKETEPAESEQTAFTEEDFKQFEKEYQVA; from the exons ATGTCAACATCCCTCGTGCGTAAGAGTCTAGACATTTTGGGCtgtgacgacgacgacgtgaAACGAG GCAGAAAGAGAAGGGCGAAAAAAAGCGAAGGCGTTCtggacttgattccagcaaaTCAGAGGATACATAACAACAAGAAGGGTAAAAAAG AACAAAACATTTGTCCAAGTCGGTCTAAAAAGATTGGGATTAAAGAGGCAAAGCTCAGACTGAGCACGAAGATTGATGAGACAGATAAAAATATCGAGAGGCTACTTCTGCTTAGCGGTAATCGCATCGATCCTGAGACTTCGGAAAAG CTTTTGAAACGGGCTTTGAAGAGACGTTATGTTCTGAAAGAAACTGAGCCTGCAGAGTCTGAGCAAACTGCGTTCACCGAAGAAGACTTCAAACAGTTTGAGAAGGAGTATCAAGTAGCATAA
- the Nrk1 gene encoding nicotinamide riboside kinase, which produces MSDWLIVGISGVTCSGKTTLSKEINAKLTNSVVISQDDYFLPTDSPRHTFIPELNHINMDIISSLDMEKMHNDILQVIQEFETGNGDGNCRTTRRVLIVEGFLIFSYKPISDLTNLKYFITLDKDECWKRRELRTYLPPDVPGYYEKIVWPEYLKHKSEIINDSSLSEVKFIDGSRSKKDIFDEVYSAIKCLMCKECSECTQSL; this is translated from the coding sequence ATGAGCGACTGGCTGATTGTTGGAATATCCGGAGTTACGTGCAGCGGGAAAACGACTCTGTCTAAAGAAATAAATGCCAAGTTAACCAACTCTGTAGTTATAAGTCAAGATGATTATTTCCTACCGACAGATAGCCCACGGCACACTTTTATACCTGAATTGAATCATATTAACATGGACATAATCAGCAGCTTGGATATGGAAAAAATGCACAATGACATATTGCAAGTAATTCAGGAGTTTGAAACGGGAAATGGCGATGGGAACTGTAGAACTACTAGGAGAGTATTGATCGTTGAaggatttctcatttttagcTACAAACCAATATCAGATTTGACCAATTTAAAGTATTTTATTACCCTTGACAAGGATGAGTGCTGGAAGAGGCGAGAACTTCGCACGTACCTTCCACCAGACGTTCCGGgttattatgaaaaaattgtatggCCAGAATACTTGAAACATAAgtcagaaataataaatgacaGTAGTTTGAGCGAGGTTAAATTTATCGATGGATCAAGATCAAAAAAAGATATATTCGATGAGGTTTACAGTGCAATTAAGTGCCTAATGTGTAAAGAATGTAGCGAATGTACACAGAGCTTGTAG
- the CSN3 gene encoding COP9 signalosome complex subunit 3, whose product MMKVSSLMASSLELFVNNVRTLSTQGNFRELCDIINKSTTTLARNGPHLDNVLETLDLQQHSLGILAVLCVKLSLPNANGANNPDAYKPLLNQVQDFIVGCNGEQVRFAPDTYTELCHLLSQLLIDLQMPLRGVDLLRRAIRKIQLFDSQLTSIHADLCQLCLLSKCFKPALEFLDTDITGISQEGGHFDAKYFLLYYYYGGMIYTALKNYNRALYFFEVCITTPAMSVSHIMLEAYKKYMLVSLILHGKIVTIPKNASQIVNRFIKPLSQGYHDIATAYSTNSCAQVNTVMTKHQELFVRDHNWGLVKQVLRYLYKKNIQRLTKTFLTLSLTDVASRAQLPGPTEAEQYILNMIEDGEIFATINQKDGMVVFHDDPEKYNSPEMLARLEKEMEACTELDKRVLEMEEEVLLAPQYVRKVCCHVDQDEPLTGPVHTNVTNTQGQSKHSTYSM is encoded by the exons ATGATGAAAGTATCATCACTAATGGCATCGTCACTCGAGCTATTTGTAAATAATGTCCGTACGCTCTCAACGCAAG GCAACTTCAGAGAGCTCTGTGACATTATCAATAAATCTACGACCACGCTCGCAAGAAACGGGCCACATTTAGACAATGTCTTAGAAACACTTGACCTACAGCAACACTCACTGGGAATCCTAGCCGTCCTCTGCGTAAAACTTTCCCTGCCAAATGCCAACGGAGCAAACAACCCAGATGCCTACAAGCCGCTGTTGAATCAGGTCCAAGACTTCATCGTAGGATGCAACGGGGAGCAAGTCAGATTCGCCCCGGATACAT acacAGAATTATGCCACCTTTTAAGCCAACTCTTGATAGACCTGCAAATGCCTCTGCGAGGTGTCGACCTCTTGCGCAGAGCAATACGAAAAATACAGCTGTTCGACAGCCAGCTGACATCTATACACGCAGATTTGTGCCAGCTGTGTTTACTCTCAAAGTGTTTCAAGCCTGCGCTAGAGTTTTTGGATACTGATATAACCGGTATAAGTCAAGAGGGTGGACATTTTGATGCAAAATACTTTTTGCTATACTATTATTACGGTGGAATGATATACACGGCGTTGAAAAACTACAATCGAGCCTTGTACTTTTTCGAGGTCTGCATAACGACCCCTGCGATGTCGGTGAGCCACATAATGTTGGAGGCGTACAAAAAGTACATGCTGGTGTCGTTGATTCTTCATGGTAAAATAGTGACCATACCAAAGAATGCGAGTCAGATCGTTAACAGGTTTATCAAGCCACTGAGTCAGGGGTATCACGATATCGCGACGGCCTACTCGACCAATAGCTGCGCACAAGTTAACACCGTGATGACCAAGCACCAAGAGCTGTTTGTCAGAGATCACAACTGGGGATTGGTGAAACAAGTCCTACGCTACTTGTACAAAAAGAACATACAGAGACTCACCAAAACTTTCCTCACCCTGAGTCTTACGGACGTTGCTAGCAGGGCACAACTTCCCGGGCCCACTGAGGCTGAGCAATATATTCTAAACATG ATTGAAGACGGCGAGATATTTGCAACGATCAATCAGAAAGATGGAATGGTCGTGTTTCACGACGATCCCGAGAAGTATAACTCACCCGAAATGCTTGCCAGGcttgaaaaagaaatggaaGCTTGCACGGAGCTCGATAAACGGGTTCTAGAGATGGAGGAAGAAGTGCTTTTGGCACCTCAATATGTGCGTAAAGTGTGCTGTCATGTAGATCAAGATGAGCCATTGACAGGTCCCGTACATACCAATGTAACCAATACCCAAGGACAGTCTAAACATAGCACTTACTCCATGTAA
- the LOC124215691 gene encoding dynein regulatory complex protein 11 — protein MSNVTYNELWKETQASLEEISQTDNMVQNSKAQKDRQKARQNVAELYVRYIVVTNKLNQCYDQVVQPQKRILIRKLLDSCVGRVLELKHELVDVDLSEYNYYDDVLLKYEVAPQEAEIHVPTYFLRERETEIRERRKFIEDTLKGLGYLHEEPAPRKMTEVEAIRLIQAHERARQGRVRFQFMKEIREMKERSMARQEAEGDDASIGISAALRIQKVWRGYTTRRKIRMRRIEEMLLIGMVQPSQVITDNFRQSERVKQYRHQKQSEYQKVYEKLLVDVKESIRKERGAIIEENLRMEIRNWIKNYYQQTGKIPDLPSAESGGSRIMFSRQGTESTISKSTAVSSKESKKSKKSKNKKEGDLEQSEDESDPGFKPMPSNFLPEIMQANADYQETWKNKDESDNPGQETYVDMIEAEKTREVEDEIRIGVDQMMRDDIEALQAAVDRDRGHKGKRGKKTQKRLRRSGKKNKRKKEKDLTPDRSTESLFEELLTNGIIKLHPEVRLEQFKAEKSYANFELRERGKDPLPTLGDVKQLVTEYCILPLGNEVVRQLTPLVRSVLIAGPHGSGKKMLVNAVCTELGATLFDITPGNIVGKYPGKSGLIMLLHLISKVSKLLQPSVIFMDGAERPFIKKVPKTDRTDPKRLKKDLPKLVKGITAEDRVVMIGTSNSPWECDQKLLYQTYDKVIFIPRTDFGTMSSIWKDLLYKYAGISRQFDTSAMTKICDGFTVGTVLQSIKEVMTTKRMVQLRVHPLTHAELVNALSTKDPVYREEEDAFLAWYAKTPTCRKKQRAIELELEKLEEDNEKKKKKGKK, from the exons ATGTCCAACGTTACGTACAACGAGTTGTGGAAAGAGACGCAGGCGAGTCTCGAGGAGATTTCACAGACCGATAATATGGTTCAAAATTCAAAGGCCCAAAAGGACAGGCAAAAGGCCCGACAAAACGTGGCCGAGCTTTACGTCCGGTACATAGTAGTGACCAACAAACTTAACCAATGTTACGACCAGGTCGTGCAGCCGCAGAAGAGGATCCTGATTAGAAAATTGCTCGACTCCTGCGTGGGCCGGGTTTTGGAGCTGAAACACGAGCTCGTCGACGTCGATTTGTCAGAGTACAATTACTACGACGATGTTTTGCTCAAGTACGAGGTCGCGCCTCAGGAGGCAGAGATTCACGTTCCCACCTACTTCCTCAGGGAACGGGAGACCGAGATTAGGGAGAGGCGAAAGTTCATCGAGGATACGCTCAAGGGCCTCGGTTATTTGCACGAAGAACCCGCACCAAGGAAAATGACCGAGGTTGAAGCCATACGGTTGATACAG GCACACGAAAGAGCGAGGCAAGGACGCgttcgttttcaatttatgaaagaaataagggaaatgaaagaaagatcGATGGCGAGGCAAGAAGCGGAAGGCGATGATGCCTCGATCGGTATCTCGGCCGCTTTGAGAATTCAAAAAGTATGGAGAGGCTACACGACGAGACGAAAAATCCGCATGAGACGTATCGAAGAGATGCTTTTAATCg GTATGGTTCAGCCAAGCCAAGTGATAACCGATAATTTTCGGCAGTCAGAACGCGTCAAGCAATACCGGCACCAAAAACAATCGGAATATCAAAAAGTTTACGAGAAATTATTGGTCGATGTCAAGGAATCGATACGAAAAGAACGGGGGGCTATTATCGAGGAAAATTTACGTATGGAAATAagaaattggataaaaaattactaccAACAAACCGGTAAAATACCAGATCTTCCATCAGCCGAAAGCGGAGGATCGAGAATTATGTTTAGCCGTCAG GGTACGGAAAGCACGATAAGCAAATCGACAGCTGTGTCGTCGAAGGAGTcgaaaaagtcgaaaaaatctaaaaacaaaaaagaggGAGACCTTGAACAATCCGAGGACGAGTCCGATCCGGGTTTTAAACCAATGCCGTCAAATTTTTTGCCGGAAATAATGCAGGCGAACGCCGATTATCAGGAGACGTGGAAAAATAAGGACGAGTCCGATAATCCGGGGCAGGAAACTTACGTCGATATGATCGAGGCGGAAAAAACTCGCGAAGTTGAAGACGAGATAAGAATCGGTGTCGATCAGATGATGAGGG ACGACATCGAGGCCTTGCAGGCCGCTGTGGACAGAGACAGAGGACACAAGGGTAAACGAGGCAAGAAAACGCAGAAGCGACTACGtcgaagtggaaaaaaaaacaagaggaaaaaggaaaaggatcTCACCCCAGATCGTAGCACGGAATCTCTATTCGAGGAACTACTTACCAATGGTATAATAAAACTTCATCCCGAGGTACGGCTCGAGCAATTCAAGGCTGAAAAATCTTACGCGAATTTCGAACTGAGGGAACGAGGAAAGGATCCGCTTCCTACTCTGG GCGACGTGAAGCAGCTGGTGACCGAATACTGCATCCTCCCTCTTGGCAACGAGGTTGTGAGACAGCTGACGCCTCTGGTAAGGTCGGTGCTTATCGCTGGGCCGCATGGAAGCGGTAAGAAAATGCTCGTGAATGCGGTTTGCACAGAATTGGGTGCAACCTTGTTCGACATAACGCCTGGCAACATCGTAGGAAAGTATCCCGGGAAATCGGGCTTGATAATGCTGCTGCATTTGATATCGAAG GTCTCCAAGCTTCTTCAGCCCTCGGTTATTTTCATGGACGGTGCTGAGAGGCCTTTTATTAAAAAGGTACCAAAGACCGACAGAACCGATCCGAAACGGCTCAAAAAGGATCTCCCTAAATTGGTCAAGGGAATAACCGCCGAGGATCGGGTCGTAATGATAGGGACGTCTAACAGCCCTTGGGAATGCGATCAGAAACTTCTTTATCAGACTTACGATAAGGTCATTTTCATACCCCGCACCGATTTCGGAACAATGTCGTCAATTTGGAAGGACCTGCTCTACAAG TACGCCGGTATCAGCCGACAGTTCGACACATCAGCGATGACGAAAATATGCGACGGTTTCACAGTGGGAACTGTTCTTCAGTCGATCAAAGAG GTGATGACTACCAAGAGAATGGTTCAGCTCAGAGTTCATCCTCTTACGCACGCCGAGCTAGTAAATGCCCTGAGTACAAAAGATCCGGTATATCGTGAAGAGGAGGACGCGTTTTTGG CATGGTACGCGAAAACACCGACTTGTCGTAAAAAGCAGAGGGCGATAGAATTGGAATTGGAGAAACTTGAGGAGGAcaatgagaagaagaagaaaaaggggaaaaagtAG